The proteins below come from a single Triticum aestivum cultivar Chinese Spring chromosome 5D, IWGSC CS RefSeq v2.1, whole genome shotgun sequence genomic window:
- the LOC123123624 gene encoding shaggy-related protein kinase alpha: MTSFGVAPASGLRDAGGSSEVDKLPDEISNMRISDEKEVEATIINGNGTEAGHIIVTTIGGRDGQRKQTISYMAERVIGQGSFGVVFQAKCLETSETVAIKKVLQDKRYKNRELQMMRLLDHPNVVSLKHCFFSTTEKDELFLNLVLEYVPETVHRVIRHYNKMNQRMPLIYVKLYTYQICRALAYIHRTVGVCHRDIKPQNLLVNPHTHQLKICDFGSAKVLVKGEPNISYICSRYYRAPELIFGATEYTTAIDIWSAGCVLAELLTGQPLFPGESGVDQLVEIIKILGTPTREEIKCMNPNYTEFKFPQIKAHPWHKVFHRRMPPEAVDLVSRLLQYSPHLRSSALDALIHPFFDELRDPNTRLPNGRFLPPLFNFKPHELKGLPMEIAAKLVPEHARSQCPFLGL; encoded by the exons ATGACCTCATTTGGTGTCGCACCGGCATCTGGGCTGAGAGATGCTGGTGGTAGTAGTGAAGTGGATAAATTGCCGGATGAAATTAGTAATATGAGAATAAGTGACGAAAAG GAAGTAGAGGCAACAATCATCAATGGGAATGGAACAGAAGCTGGTCATATTATAGTCACAACTATAGGAGGCAGAGATGGCCAAAGGAAGCAG ACAATAAGTTACATGGCTGAACGTGTCATTGGTCAAGGATCATTTGGTGTTGTGTTCCAG GCAAAATGTTTGGAGACAAGTGAGACAGTAGCTATCAAGAAGGTCCTTCAGGATAAGAGATACAAGAACCGTGAGTTGCAAATGATGCGTCTACTTGACCATCCAAATGTCGTATCTCTGAAACACTGCTTCTTCTCAACCACTGAAAAGGACGAACTCTTTCTGAATCTTGTGCTTGAGTATGTTCCTGAGACAGTTCACCGTGTCATCAGACACTACAACAAGATGAACCAGCGCATGCCACTGATATATGTGAAGCTATATACTTATCAG ATTTGTAGGGCACTGGCCTATATCCATCGCACCGTTGGTGTTTGCCACAGGGACATAAAACCACAGAATCTTCTG GTTAACCCACACACTCATCAGCTGAAGATCTGTGATTTTGGAAGTGCAAAAGTTCTG GTGAAGGGCGAACCCAATATATCATACATCTGCTCTAGGTACTATAGGGCACCAGAGCTTATTTTTGGTGCTACTGAGTACACAACAGCAATTGACATCTGGTCTGCTGGATGTGTTCTTGCTGAACTTCTGACAGGACAG CCTTTGTTTCCTGGTGAAAGTGGAGTTGATCAACTTGTTGAAATTATCAAG ATTCTGGGCACTCCTACAAGGGAAGAAATCAAATGTATGAACCCGAACTACACGGAATTTAAGTTTCCCCAAATCAAGGCCCATCCATGGCATAAG GTGTTCCACAGACGAATGCCGCCTGAAGCAGTGGACCTGGTCTCCAGGCTTCTTCAGTACTCACCGCACCTTCGGTCCTCAGCT CTGGACGCTCTGATCCATCCGTTCTTCGACGAGCTCCGGGACCCAAACACCCGCCTCCCCAACGGCCGGTTCCTACCTCCCCTCTTCAACTTCAAGCCTCACG AGCTGAAGGGGCTTCCGATGGAGATCGCGGCGAAGCTGGTCCCCGAGCACGCGAGGAGCCAGTGCCCCTTCCTAGGGCTGTAG